Proteins encoded by one window of Cyprinus carpio isolate SPL01 chromosome B6, ASM1834038v1, whole genome shotgun sequence:
- the LOC109113119 gene encoding barH-like 2 homeobox protein: protein MEGSSGSSFGIDTILSTTNSGSSVLMNGDFRLGDSNRTADFRSQATPSPCSEIDTVGTAPSSPISVTMEHPEPHLVQDSLQHHHHHHHHHSQAQSLQLSPQPHPLGQAGCAPRTATSSFLIKDILGDSKPLAACAPYSTSVPSPHHSPKTESGTAPDGIRPKLEQDENRSKLDKRDDIQSDLKYNGAKEEGDREISSSRDSPPVRSKKPRKARTAFSDHQLNQLERSFERQKYLSVQDRMDLAAALNLTDTQVKTWYQNRRTKWKRQTAVGLELLAEAGNYSALQRMFPSPYFYHPSLLGTVDSTTAAAAAAAMYSSMYRTPSTPHPSLQRPLVPRVLIHGLGPGGQPALNPLANPIPGTQHPR, encoded by the exons ATGGAAGGATCCAGTGGGTCTAGTTTCGGAATAGACACTATTTTGTCCACAACCAATTCTGGCAGCTCAGTACTGATGAACGGAGATTTTCGCCTCGGTGACAGTAACAGAACAGCAGATTTCCGGAGCCAGGCGACCCCATCACCATGTTCGGAGATAGACACTGTGGGAACAGCCCCCTCATCCCCGATCTCAGTTACGATGGAGCATCCCGAGCCGCATCTGGTCCAAGACAGCCTTCAGCATCACcatcaccatcaccatcatcacaGTCAGGCTCAGAGCTTGCAGCTTTCACCCCAGCCTCATCCGCTCGGTCAGGCTGGCTGTGCCCCCAGGACTGCCACCTCCTCCTTTCTAATCAAAGACATTTTGGGCGACAGTAAACCGCTAGCAGCGTGCGCTCCTTACAGCACCAGTGTACCATCTCCACATCACAGCCCCAAAACAGAGAGCGGAACCGCCCCGGACGGCATCAGGCCCAAACTAGAGCAAGATGAAAACAGAAGCAAACTGGACAAAAGAGATGACATTCAGAGTGATTTAAAATATAACG GAGCAAAAGAAGAGGGCGATCGGGAAATTTCTAGTTCGAGAGACAGTCCGCCAGTCCGCTCTAAAAAACCTCGTAAAGCGCGGACGGCCTTCTCCGACCATCAACTTAACCAGCTGGAGCGCAGTTTCGAAAGACAGAAATACCTCAGCGTACAGGACCGAATGGACCTGGCGGCAGCCCTAAACCTCACAGACACACAAGTCAAGACTTGGTATCAAAACCGTCG GACGAAATGGAAGAGGCAGACGGCTGTCGGATTAGAACTGCTGGCTGAAGCTGGAAATTATTCGGCCTTACAGAGAATGTTCCCATCTCCGTATTTCTACCACCCGAGTTTATTAGGTACCGTGGACAGCACTACAGCGGCCGCCGCCGCCGCTGCCATGTACAGCAGTATGTACCGGACTCCGTCCACACCGCATCCATCTCTCCAGAGACCGCTCGTCCCCAGAGTGCTCATTCACGGCCTGGGGCCCGGGGGACAACCGGCACTGAACCCGTTAGCAAACCCAATACCGGGCACACAGCATCCTCGGTAA